The Actinomycetes bacterium genome window below encodes:
- the ribD gene encoding bifunctional diaminohydroxyphosphoribosylaminopyrimidine deaminase/5-amino-6-(5-phosphoribosylamino)uracil reductase RibD yields MRRAVVLSASVGERTSPNPNVGAVVLAPDGGVVGEGCHQRAGGPHAEVVALAEAGQRARGGTVVVTLEPCTHTGRTGPCTEALLAAGVSRVVYAVADPTAAAAGGGARLAAAGLEVEGGVLASEAAAANERWLTTVRRQRPFVVWKVATTLDGKVAAPDGTSRWITSAESRRDVHRLRAECDAVVAGAGTVAVDDPQLTVRDEHGQPVADQPLRVVVDTHGRTSSGARVLDDAAPTWVATAAELGKGPDGRVDLTALLDELWRRDRRLVLLEGGPTLAGAFLRAGLVDRVVAYLAPTLLGEGLAPLTGTGVTTLDDGVPLDISDVTRVGPDVRVTARPRRT; encoded by the coding sequence ATGCGTCGTGCCGTCGTGCTGTCCGCGTCGGTCGGCGAGCGCACCAGTCCCAACCCGAACGTCGGCGCGGTCGTGCTCGCGCCCGACGGTGGCGTCGTCGGCGAGGGCTGCCACCAACGCGCCGGCGGCCCGCACGCCGAGGTCGTCGCCCTGGCCGAGGCTGGGCAGCGCGCCCGTGGCGGCACCGTCGTCGTCACCCTCGAGCCGTGCACACACACCGGGCGCACCGGACCGTGCACGGAGGCGTTGCTCGCCGCCGGCGTCTCGCGCGTCGTCTACGCCGTGGCCGACCCCACCGCGGCAGCGGCCGGTGGCGGCGCCCGGCTGGCCGCCGCCGGGCTCGAGGTCGAGGGCGGGGTCCTCGCGAGCGAGGCCGCGGCGGCCAACGAGCGTTGGCTGACGACGGTACGTCGGCAGCGACCGTTCGTCGTCTGGAAGGTCGCGACGACCCTCGACGGCAAGGTGGCCGCACCCGACGGCACCAGCCGGTGGATCACCTCGGCCGAGTCCCGCCGCGACGTGCACCGGCTGCGGGCCGAGTGCGACGCCGTGGTCGCTGGTGCGGGCACGGTCGCGGTCGACGACCCGCAGCTCACGGTGCGTGACGAGCACGGTCAGCCGGTCGCCGACCAGCCGTTGCGGGTGGTGGTCGACACCCACGGCCGTACGTCGTCAGGTGCCCGGGTCCTCGACGACGCGGCACCGACCTGGGTCGCGACCGCGGCCGAGCTCGGCAAGGGCCCGGACGGGCGGGTCGACCTCACCGCGCTGCTCGACGAGCTCTGGCGCCGGGACCGACGGCTGGTCCTGCTCGAGGGCGGTCCGACCCTGGCCGGCGCCTTCCTCAGGGCCGGACTGGTCGACCGGGTGGTCGCCTATCTGGCGCCGACGCTGCTCGGCGAGGGACTGGCCCCGCTGACCGGCACCGGCGTCACGACGCTCGACGACGGCGTACCGCTCGACATCAGCGACGTGACCCGGGTCGGACCGGACGTCCGGGTGACCGCACGACCGAGGAGGACCTGA